A genomic stretch from Mycobacterium paraterrae includes:
- a CDS encoding acyl-CoA carboxylase subunit beta: MTALKSTLDPKGDTFTAATAAAEARLEEIGAELDKALAGGGAKYVERHHARGKLTARERIELLLDEDSPFLELSPLAAYGSAFTVGASTVVGIGVIEGVECLVVANDPTVKGGTSNPWTLKKILRANQIAFENRLPVISLVESGGADLPTQKEIFVPGGRMFRDLTRLSAAGIPTIALVFGNSTAGGAYIPGMSDHVVMIKERSKVFLAGPPLVKMATGEESDDESLGGAEMHSRVSGLGDYFAVDELDAIRIGRRIVARLNWTKQGPKPAPVVEPLFDAEELIGIVPADLRIPFDPREVIARIVDGSDFDEFKAMYGSSLVTGWARLNGYPLGILANARGVLFSEESQKATQFIQLANRSNTPLLFLHNTTGYMVGKDYEEGGMIKHGSMMINAVSNSTVPHISLLIGASYGAGHYGMCGRAYDPRFLFAWPSAKSAVMGGAQLAGVLSIVSRAAAEARGQQVDEDADAALRAAVEGQIEAESLPMVMSGMLYDDGIIDPRDTRTVLGMCLSAIANGPIKGTSSFGVFRM; encoded by the coding sequence ATGACGGCCCTGAAGTCGACGCTCGACCCCAAAGGTGACACCTTCACCGCAGCCACCGCTGCCGCTGAGGCCCGGCTGGAGGAGATCGGGGCCGAGCTGGACAAGGCCCTGGCCGGCGGCGGTGCGAAATACGTTGAGCGCCATCATGCCCGCGGCAAGCTGACCGCGCGCGAGCGGATCGAGTTGCTGCTCGATGAAGACTCGCCGTTTTTGGAACTCAGCCCGCTGGCCGCCTACGGCAGCGCCTTCACCGTCGGCGCGAGCACCGTCGTCGGGATCGGCGTGATCGAGGGTGTCGAGTGTCTGGTCGTCGCCAACGACCCGACCGTCAAGGGCGGTACCAGCAACCCGTGGACGCTGAAGAAAATCTTGCGGGCCAACCAGATCGCCTTCGAAAACCGGCTTCCGGTGATCTCCCTGGTGGAATCCGGCGGCGCGGATCTGCCCACGCAGAAAGAGATCTTCGTCCCGGGCGGCCGGATGTTCCGCGACCTGACGCGGCTGTCGGCGGCGGGCATCCCGACCATCGCGCTGGTCTTTGGCAACTCGACCGCCGGCGGCGCGTACATCCCGGGCATGTCCGATCACGTGGTGATGATCAAGGAGCGCTCGAAGGTGTTCCTGGCCGGCCCGCCGCTGGTCAAGATGGCTACCGGAGAGGAGTCCGACGACGAGTCGCTCGGTGGCGCCGAAATGCATTCGCGAGTATCGGGATTGGGCGACTACTTTGCCGTCGACGAGCTGGACGCAATCCGGATCGGACGGCGCATCGTCGCGCGGCTGAACTGGACGAAGCAGGGCCCGAAACCGGCGCCGGTGGTCGAGCCGCTGTTCGACGCCGAGGAGTTGATCGGCATCGTCCCGGCCGACCTACGCATCCCGTTCGACCCCCGCGAGGTGATCGCCCGTATCGTCGACGGCTCCGACTTCGACGAGTTCAAGGCGATGTACGGCTCGTCGCTGGTCACCGGCTGGGCCCGGTTGAACGGCTATCCGCTGGGCATCCTGGCCAACGCCCGCGGCGTGCTGTTCAGTGAGGAATCCCAGAAAGCCACCCAGTTCATCCAGCTGGCGAACCGCTCGAACACGCCATTGCTGTTCCTGCACAACACAACTGGCTATATGGTCGGCAAGGACTACGAGGAAGGCGGGATGATCAAGCACGGCTCGATGATGATCAACGCCGTCTCGAACTCCACCGTTCCGCACATTTCGCTGCTGATCGGCGCGTCGTACGGCGCCGGGCATTACGGCATGTGCGGCCGCGCCTACGACCCGCGGTTCCTGTTCGCCTGGCCCAGCGCCAAGTCGGCCGTGATGGGCGGTGCGCAACTGGCCGGGGTGTTGTCGATCGTCAGCCGCGCCGCGGCGGAGGCCCGCGGGCAGCAGGTCGACGAAGACGCCGATGCCGCGCTGCGGGCCGCGGTCGAAGGTCAGATCGAGGCCGAGTCGCTGCCGATGGTGATGTCCGGCATGCTCTATGACGACGGCATCATCGACCCGCGGGACACCCGTACCGTGTTGGGAATGTGTTTGTCCGCCATCGCCAATGGCCCGATCAAGGGGACGTCGAGCTTCGGCGTCTTCCGGATGTGA
- a CDS encoding acetyl/propionyl/methylcrotonyl-CoA carboxylase subunit alpha: protein MGITRVLVANRGEIARRVFATCRNLGIGTVAVYTDPDAGAPHVAEADARVRLPQASDYLNAEAIIAAAKASGADAVHPGYGFLSENAVFAAAVQAAGLAWIGPPVDAVRAMGSKIESKKMMAAAGVPVLEELDPGTVTAAQLPVLIKASSGGGGRGMRVVDQLDALPTEVAAAQREAQSAFGDPTVFCERYLPTGHHVEVQVMADAHGTVWAVGERECSIQRRHQKIIEEAPSPLVERIPGMRARLFEAARLAASAIGYTGAGTVEFLADDDGEFFFLEMNTRLQVEHPVTEETTGLDLVELQIEVADGGRLDAEPPAAHGSSIEARLYAEDPARDWQPQAGQVHRIDVPSARTRFTTLGARTGIRLDSGIVDGSVVSIHYDPMLAKVISYAPTRRQAALVLADALARAQVHGLRTNRDLLVNVLRHKAFLAGDTDTAFFDTHDLTTLSAPLADNAVVRTSAVAAALADAAQNRADATVLGSLPSGWRNLASGYQAKTYLDDSGAEHRVEYRFGRTGVTLPGNESVHLVSSTPREVVLADEHGVARSFAVERYGADVYVDSAQGPVHLVAQPRFPEPGSAVEKGSLVAPMPGNVIRLGAAVGDTVTAGQPLIWLEAMKMEHTITAPADGVLAELNVDTGQQVEVGAVLARVDTPEAEGETP from the coding sequence ATGGGAATCACTCGAGTTCTGGTGGCCAACCGCGGCGAGATCGCCCGCCGGGTGTTTGCGACCTGCCGCAATCTCGGCATTGGCACCGTCGCGGTGTACACCGACCCGGACGCGGGCGCCCCACACGTCGCCGAGGCCGACGCCCGGGTACGGCTGCCTCAGGCCAGCGACTACCTCAACGCCGAGGCGATCATCGCCGCCGCGAAAGCCTCCGGCGCTGACGCGGTGCACCCCGGCTACGGGTTCCTCTCGGAGAACGCCGTTTTCGCGGCCGCCGTGCAGGCCGCCGGGCTGGCATGGATCGGGCCGCCGGTGGACGCGGTCCGCGCGATGGGCTCCAAGATCGAATCCAAGAAGATGATGGCCGCCGCCGGTGTTCCCGTGCTCGAGGAACTCGACCCCGGCACCGTGACCGCCGCGCAGCTGCCGGTGCTTATCAAGGCGTCCTCCGGCGGCGGTGGCCGCGGCATGCGGGTGGTCGACCAATTAGACGCGCTGCCAACCGAAGTCGCGGCGGCGCAACGTGAGGCCCAATCCGCGTTCGGCGACCCGACGGTGTTCTGCGAGCGCTACCTGCCTACCGGTCACCACGTCGAGGTCCAGGTGATGGCCGACGCGCACGGCACGGTGTGGGCGGTCGGTGAGCGGGAGTGCTCCATTCAGCGCCGTCACCAGAAGATCATCGAAGAGGCGCCCTCGCCGTTGGTCGAACGCATCCCCGGCATGCGGGCCCGGCTGTTCGAGGCCGCCCGGCTCGCGGCGTCCGCGATCGGTTACACCGGCGCCGGCACGGTCGAGTTCCTTGCCGACGACGACGGCGAATTCTTCTTCCTGGAGATGAACACCCGGCTGCAGGTCGAGCACCCGGTCACCGAGGAGACCACCGGCCTGGACCTGGTCGAGCTGCAGATCGAGGTGGCCGACGGCGGCCGGTTGGACGCCGAACCGCCTGCCGCGCATGGCTCGTCGATCGAAGCCCGGCTGTACGCCGAAGACCCCGCGCGCGACTGGCAGCCGCAAGCCGGCCAGGTACACCGCATCGACGTGCCCTCGGCCCGCACCCGGTTCACCACGCTGGGGGCGCGCACCGGAATCCGCCTGGACTCCGGCATCGTCGACGGCTCGGTGGTCTCGATCCATTACGACCCGATGCTGGCCAAGGTGATCTCCTACGCCCCGACTCGACGGCAGGCGGCGCTGGTGCTCGCCGATGCACTGGCCCGCGCCCAGGTGCACGGGCTGCGAACCAACCGCGACCTGTTGGTGAACGTGTTGCGGCACAAGGCCTTCCTCGCTGGCGACACCGACACGGCGTTCTTCGACACCCACGACCTGACGACGCTGTCCGCTCCGCTGGCCGACAACGCCGTGGTCCGGACCTCGGCGGTGGCCGCAGCGCTGGCCGACGCCGCGCAGAACCGGGCCGATGCCACCGTGCTCGGCTCGCTGCCCAGCGGCTGGCGCAACCTGGCGTCGGGCTACCAGGCCAAGACCTACCTCGACGACAGCGGCGCCGAGCACCGCGTCGAATACCGTTTCGGCAGAACCGGTGTGACGCTGCCCGGCAACGAATCCGTGCACCTGGTGTCGTCGACTCCGCGCGAAGTTGTGCTGGCTGACGAGCACGGGGTGGCGCGCAGCTTCGCGGTCGAGCGTTATGGCGCCGATGTCTACGTCGACTCCGCACAGGGCCCAGTGCACCTCGTCGCACAGCCGCGCTTCCCGGAGCCGGGATCGGCCGTCGAGAAGGGCTCACTGGTTGCGCCCATGCCCGGCAACGTGATCCGGCTCGGCGCCGCAGTAGGCGACACCGTCACCGCCGGACAGCCCCTGATCTGGCTGGAGGCGATGAAAATGGAGCACACCATCACCGCCCCCGCCGACGGTGTGCTCGCAGAACTCAACGTCGATACCGGCCAACAAGTCGAAGTCGGCGCCGTACTGGCACGCGTCGATACACCCGAAGCAGAAGGAGAAACCCCGTGA
- a CDS encoding acyl-CoA dehydrogenase family protein → MTDSSFIENEDRKALRKAVSDWASKYGSEYYLKKARAQEHTDELWFEAGQLGFLGVNLPEEYGGGGAGMYELSLVMEEMAAAGSALLLMVVSPAINGTIISKFGTDEQKKRWIPGIADGTLTMAFAITEPDAGSNSHKITTTARRDGSDWIIKGQKVYISGVDQAQAVLVVARSEEAKTGKLRPALFMVPTDAPGFTYTPIDMEIISPERQFQVFLDDVRLPSDALVGAEDAAIAQLFAGLNPERIMGAASAVGMGRFALDRAADYVKTRQVWGTPIGSHQGLSHPLAQCHIEVELAKLMMQKAATLYDNGDDAGAATAANMAKYAAAEAANRSVDQAVQSLGGNGLTKEYGVAAMMAAARLARIAPVSREMVLNFVAQTSLGLPRSY, encoded by the coding sequence GTGACCGACAGCAGCTTCATCGAGAACGAAGACCGCAAGGCGCTGCGCAAGGCGGTGTCGGACTGGGCCTCGAAATACGGTAGCGAGTATTACCTCAAGAAGGCCCGCGCCCAGGAACACACCGACGAATTGTGGTTCGAGGCAGGGCAACTCGGCTTCCTCGGGGTGAACCTGCCCGAGGAGTACGGTGGCGGCGGCGCAGGCATGTACGAGCTGTCGCTGGTGATGGAGGAGATGGCGGCGGCCGGCAGCGCGCTGCTGCTGATGGTGGTCTCCCCCGCCATCAACGGCACGATCATCAGCAAGTTCGGCACCGACGAGCAGAAAAAGCGCTGGATCCCGGGCATCGCCGACGGGACGCTGACAATGGCGTTCGCTATCACCGAGCCCGATGCGGGATCGAACTCGCACAAGATCACCACCACGGCCCGCCGCGACGGAAGCGACTGGATCATCAAGGGGCAGAAGGTCTACATCTCCGGCGTCGACCAGGCGCAGGCGGTGCTGGTGGTCGCGCGCAGCGAGGAAGCGAAGACCGGCAAGCTGCGGCCCGCGTTGTTCATGGTGCCCACCGACGCGCCCGGCTTCACCTACACCCCGATCGACATGGAGATCATCAGCCCCGAGCGACAGTTCCAGGTGTTCCTGGACGACGTGCGGCTGCCCAGCGACGCACTCGTCGGCGCCGAAGATGCCGCGATCGCACAGCTTTTCGCCGGCCTGAACCCCGAGCGGATCATGGGGGCGGCCAGCGCCGTCGGCATGGGCCGCTTCGCACTGGACCGTGCCGCCGACTACGTCAAGACCCGCCAGGTGTGGGGCACACCGATCGGCTCGCATCAAGGCCTGTCGCACCCGTTGGCGCAATGTCACATCGAGGTCGAGCTGGCCAAGCTGATGATGCAGAAGGCCGCCACGCTGTACGACAACGGCGACGACGCCGGCGCCGCCACCGCCGCGAACATGGCGAAATACGCTGCGGCTGAAGCGGCTAACCGCTCCGTGGACCAGGCCGTGCAGTCGCTCGGCGGTAACGGCCTAACCAAGGAATACGGCGTTGCCGCAATGATGGCCGCGGCGCGACTCGCCCGCATCGCGCCGGTCAGCCGCGAGATGGTGCTCAACTTCGTCGCGCAGACGTCGCTCGGCCTGCCCCGCAGCTACTGA
- a CDS encoding enoyl-CoA hydratase family protein, whose amino-acid sequence MDRVVDYAVDGHVARLTLNSPHNRNALSTALVTQLHEGLRDAAADPAVRVVVLGHTGNTFCAGADLSQGAANADPAQATAQRSREMAALLRAIVEAPLPVIVAVDGHVRAGGMGLVAAADIAVAGPRSTFALTEARIGVAPAIISLTLLPKLTARAAARYYLTGETFDAATAAAIGLITEAAHDVDAAVAALVADIGRGSPQGLAASKALTTAAVLDGFDRDAERLGAESARLFVSDEAREGMLAFLEKRPPSWAT is encoded by the coding sequence ATGGACCGGGTGGTCGACTACGCCGTCGACGGTCATGTCGCGCGGCTGACCCTGAATTCGCCGCACAACCGCAACGCGCTGTCGACGGCGTTGGTCACCCAACTCCACGAGGGTCTGCGCGACGCCGCCGCGGATCCCGCGGTGCGGGTCGTCGTGCTCGGGCACACCGGCAACACGTTCTGCGCGGGCGCCGACCTGTCCCAGGGTGCCGCGAATGCGGATCCAGCCCAGGCGACCGCGCAACGGTCGCGGGAGATGGCGGCGCTGCTGCGGGCCATCGTCGAGGCGCCGCTGCCCGTGATCGTCGCGGTCGACGGCCACGTGCGCGCCGGCGGCATGGGACTGGTCGCCGCGGCCGACATCGCCGTGGCCGGGCCCCGCAGCACGTTCGCGTTGACCGAGGCCCGGATCGGCGTCGCGCCGGCAATCATCTCGCTGACCCTGCTGCCGAAGCTGACGGCCCGCGCCGCCGCGCGCTACTACCTGACCGGCGAGACGTTCGACGCCGCGACCGCCGCGGCGATCGGGTTGATCACCGAGGCCGCCCACGACGTCGACGCCGCGGTTGCGGCGTTGGTCGCCGACATCGGCCGCGGCTCGCCGCAGGGCCTGGCCGCGTCGAAGGCGCTGACCACCGCCGCCGTGCTGGACGGATTCGACCGCGACGCCGAGCGGCTGGGCGCCGAGTCGGCCCGCCTGTTCGTCTCCGACGAAGCCCGGGAAGGCATGCTGGCGTTCCTGGAAAAGCGGCCGCCCAGCTGGGCCACCTGA
- a CDS encoding ClC family H(+)/Cl(-) exchange transporter, whose translation MSDETGDWRNVLRSLFTGWQRPTEHPVDEEGEGAESLIGFVVAAAMVGILTGVSAATFRLLLERGAHLRAVVAGWAHGSWWGLVAVILACAATAAIAAALVHRIEPHAEGSGIPRVEAVADGRVRPDRFRILPVKYVGGLLAISGGLALGREGPSVQMGGSAAVIVATLTRRNLADLRVLVAGGAAAGLATAFNAPIAGGVFVLEELLKRFDPRTTIATLVASASGFVAAHLLVESRYDFDMKPLADPRLVEYGWILTIGVVTGLLGVAYNSSVMAALKRADASRWPKEVRAALTGAGVGVLVWLAPGLVGSGDGLTQDALHGRGALLTVAGIFLLRFALGVVSYAAATPGGLFAPMLVLGSQSGLVVGLVAVHLTPHAVPSLPACALIGMAAFFTASVHAPVTGLILATEMTGNTNQLPPMLAACAVAMLVAVAIRSRPIYDRLADRAAQAARRESAKP comes from the coding sequence GTGAGTGACGAGACCGGCGACTGGCGAAACGTCCTTCGCAGCCTGTTCACCGGGTGGCAGCGCCCCACCGAGCATCCGGTCGACGAGGAGGGTGAGGGCGCCGAGAGCCTGATCGGCTTCGTGGTGGCCGCCGCGATGGTCGGCATCTTGACCGGCGTCAGCGCGGCGACCTTTCGGCTGCTACTCGAGCGCGGAGCGCACCTGCGCGCGGTCGTGGCCGGGTGGGCGCACGGCTCGTGGTGGGGGCTCGTTGCCGTGATACTCGCCTGCGCGGCCACCGCCGCGATCGCGGCGGCCCTGGTGCACCGCATCGAGCCGCACGCCGAGGGCAGCGGCATCCCTCGCGTCGAGGCGGTGGCGGACGGCAGGGTGCGGCCCGACCGATTCCGGATCCTGCCCGTGAAATACGTCGGCGGGCTACTGGCCATCAGCGGCGGCTTGGCGCTGGGACGTGAGGGCCCGTCGGTGCAGATGGGCGGGAGCGCGGCCGTCATCGTCGCCACCCTGACGCGGCGCAACCTCGCCGACCTGCGGGTACTCGTCGCCGGTGGCGCCGCCGCCGGCCTGGCCACCGCGTTCAACGCGCCGATCGCCGGCGGTGTCTTCGTACTCGAGGAGCTTCTCAAGCGATTCGATCCGCGTACCACCATCGCCACCCTCGTCGCGTCCGCGTCCGGGTTCGTGGCCGCCCACCTGTTGGTCGAATCGCGCTACGACTTCGACATGAAGCCGCTGGCTGATCCGCGGCTCGTCGAGTACGGCTGGATCCTGACGATTGGCGTCGTCACCGGTCTGCTCGGGGTGGCCTACAACAGCTCCGTGATGGCCGCCTTGAAGCGGGCCGACGCCAGCCGTTGGCCGAAAGAGGTCCGCGCCGCCCTCACCGGCGCGGGGGTAGGGGTTCTCGTGTGGCTCGCACCGGGGCTGGTCGGTAGCGGGGACGGACTCACCCAGGACGCGTTGCACGGCCGCGGCGCGCTGCTGACGGTCGCCGGTATTTTCCTGCTCCGGTTCGCGCTCGGAGTCGTCTCCTATGCCGCGGCCACCCCAGGAGGACTGTTCGCACCGATGCTCGTGCTCGGGTCGCAATCCGGTCTCGTGGTGGGATTGGTCGCCGTGCATCTGACCCCGCACGCGGTACCCAGCCTGCCCGCCTGCGCGCTGATCGGCATGGCGGCGTTTTTCACCGCGTCGGTGCACGCCCCGGTGACCGGACTCATCCTGGCCACGGAGATGACCGGCAACACCAACCAGTTACCGCCGATGCTTGCCGCCTGCGCCGTCGCGATGCTGGTCGCCGTCGCAATCCGCTCACGTCCCATCTACGACCGCCTCGCGGACCGGGCCGCCCAAGCCGCGCGCCGCGAATCCGCCAAACCGTGA
- a CDS encoding DUF1707 SHOCT-like domain-containing protein, which translates to MSKSAQRGARDRPDAEKRAAETDRIQVAQLLTDAAAQGKLQMSDYEDRLTKAYAAETYDDLDQLRSDLLGSSVSPQRGGATKPAPSMLLLAIMSAFERRGRWNVPKKLTTFALWGGGVIDLRYADFTSTDVEINAHSIMGGQTILLPPEVNVEIKGRGVMGGFDHEVEGQGTPGAPTVRIRGFSLWGGVGVRRKNRKAQS; encoded by the coding sequence ATGAGCAAGTCAGCGCAGCGAGGGGCGCGCGACCGGCCGGACGCAGAGAAGCGTGCCGCCGAGACTGACCGTATCCAGGTGGCCCAGTTGCTCACCGATGCCGCGGCGCAGGGCAAGCTGCAAATGAGCGATTACGAGGACCGCCTCACCAAGGCCTACGCCGCCGAGACCTACGACGACCTCGACCAGCTGCGCTCGGACCTGCTCGGGTCGTCGGTGAGCCCGCAGCGCGGCGGCGCCACCAAGCCGGCGCCGTCGATGCTGCTGCTGGCGATCATGAGCGCCTTCGAGCGTCGCGGCCGGTGGAACGTCCCGAAGAAGCTGACGACGTTCGCGCTGTGGGGCGGCGGCGTGATCGATCTGCGCTACGCGGACTTCACCTCGACCGACGTCGAGATCAACGCCCACTCGATCATGGGCGGGCAGACCATCCTGCTGCCGCCCGAAGTCAACGTCGAGATCAAGGGCCGCGGCGTGATGGGCGGTTTCGACCACGAGGTCGAAGGCCAGGGCACACCCGGCGCCCCGACGGTACGCATCCGCGGCTTCTCGCTGTGGGGCGGCGTCGGTGTCCGGCGCAAGAACCGCAAGGCCCAGAGCTAG
- a CDS encoding vWA domain-containing protein produces MARRHSSRYSAYTGGPDPLAPPVDLREALEQIGQDVMAGTSPRRALSELLRRGTKSVRGADRLAAEANRRRRELLRENNLDGTLQEIKKLLDEAVLAERKELARALDDDARFGELQLDSLSPSPAKAVQELSEYGWRSDEARQKYDQIKDLLGREMLDQRFAGMKEALEGATDEDRQRVTDMVNDLNDLLDKHAKGEDTQQDFEDFMAKHGEFFPENPHNVEELLDSLAKRAAAAQRFRNSLSPDQRAELDALAQQAFGSPDLMQALGRLDGHLQAARPGEDWDGSSEFSGDNPLGMGEGAQALSDIAELEQLAEQLSQSYPGATMDDVDLDALARQLGDQAAIDAQTLSELERALVNQGFLDRSSDGQWRLSPKAMRRLGETALRDVAQQLSSRHGERELRRAGAAGELTGATRPWQFGDTEPWNVTRTLTNAVLRQAGTRTLDGPLDITVDDVEVSETETRTQAAVALLVDTSFSMVMENRWLPMKQTALALDHLVRTRFRSDALQIIAFGRYARTMSSAELMGLEGVYEQGTNLHHALALAGRHLRRHPNAQPVLLVVTDGEPTAHLEDYGDGSPTVFFDYPPHPRTIANTVRGFDEMARLGAQVTIFRLGNDPGLARFIDQVARRVEGRVVDPDLDGLGAAVVGDYLRSRRRR; encoded by the coding sequence ATGGCTAGACGCCACTCCTCACGCTATTCGGCCTATACCGGCGGCCCGGATCCCCTTGCGCCGCCGGTAGATCTGCGCGAGGCGCTCGAACAGATCGGCCAGGACGTCATGGCGGGAACCTCGCCGCGACGGGCATTGTCGGAGTTGCTGCGCCGCGGCACCAAGAGCGTCAGGGGCGCCGACCGGCTGGCCGCCGAGGCCAACCGGCGACGACGAGAGTTGCTGCGCGAGAACAACTTGGACGGCACGCTGCAAGAGATCAAGAAGCTGCTCGACGAGGCGGTGCTGGCCGAGCGCAAAGAGCTGGCCCGGGCCCTGGACGACGACGCCCGGTTCGGTGAGCTGCAACTCGACTCGCTGTCGCCGTCGCCGGCGAAGGCCGTGCAGGAGCTCTCCGAGTACGGCTGGCGCAGCGACGAGGCGCGCCAGAAGTACGACCAGATCAAGGATCTGCTCGGCCGTGAAATGCTCGACCAGCGCTTCGCGGGCATGAAGGAAGCCCTCGAGGGTGCCACCGACGAGGACCGTCAACGCGTCACCGACATGGTCAACGACCTCAACGACCTGCTGGACAAGCACGCCAAAGGCGAAGACACGCAGCAGGATTTCGAAGACTTCATGGCCAAGCACGGCGAATTCTTCCCGGAGAACCCGCACAACGTCGAGGAGCTGCTGGACTCGCTCGCCAAGCGAGCCGCCGCCGCACAGCGGTTCCGTAACAGCTTGAGCCCGGACCAGCGTGCCGAGCTGGATGCATTGGCGCAGCAGGCATTCGGATCGCCTGACTTGATGCAGGCACTGGGCCGGCTCGACGGGCATCTGCAAGCGGCGCGCCCCGGCGAGGACTGGGACGGCTCGTCGGAGTTCAGCGGCGACAACCCGCTCGGCATGGGCGAGGGCGCACAGGCGCTCTCCGATATCGCCGAGTTGGAGCAGCTCGCCGAGCAACTGTCGCAGAGCTATCCGGGGGCGACCATGGACGACGTCGACCTCGACGCGCTGGCCCGTCAGCTCGGCGACCAAGCCGCGATCGACGCCCAGACGCTGTCCGAGCTCGAACGCGCGCTGGTCAACCAGGGCTTCCTGGACCGCAGCTCGGACGGTCAGTGGCGGCTCTCACCGAAAGCCATGCGTCGTCTCGGCGAGACAGCGTTGCGCGATGTGGCTCAACAACTTTCCAGCCGCCACGGCGAGCGCGAACTTCGGCGCGCGGGCGCGGCGGGTGAGCTCACCGGTGCCACCCGGCCCTGGCAGTTCGGCGACACGGAGCCGTGGAACGTGACGCGCACGCTGACCAACGCGGTGCTGCGACAAGCCGGCACCCGAACACTGGACGGCCCGCTCGACATCACGGTCGACGACGTCGAGGTCTCCGAGACCGAGACCCGCACGCAGGCCGCGGTCGCGCTGCTGGTGGACACCTCGTTTTCGATGGTGATGGAGAACCGTTGGCTGCCGATGAAGCAGACCGCGCTCGCCCTCGACCATTTGGTGCGCACCCGGTTCCGGTCAGATGCGCTGCAGATCATCGCGTTCGGCCGCTACGCGCGCACAATGAGCAGCGCCGAGTTGATGGGCCTGGAAGGCGTCTACGAGCAGGGCACCAATCTGCATCACGCGCTGGCGCTGGCCGGGCGGCACCTGCGCCGGCATCCGAACGCGCAACCTGTGCTGCTGGTGGTCACCGACGGCGAGCCGACCGCCCATCTCGAGGACTACGGTGACGGCTCGCCGACGGTCTTCTTCGACTATCCGCCGCATCCGCGGACCATCGCCAACACCGTGCGCGGGTTCGACGAGATGGCGAGACTGGGCGCGCAGGTGACGATCTTCCGGTTGGGCAACGACCCCGGGCTGGCCCGGTTCATCGATCAGGTGGCCCGCCGTGTCGAGGGCCGAGTGGTCGATCCCGATCTTGACGGTCTCGGCGCCGCGGTCGTCGGCGACTACCTGCGGTCGCGTCGGCGAAGGTAG